ATTGCCGTCGGCGGCCAGACACCGGGCATCGACGGCACGCTGGGCACAGGGGTATCGGCAACCACCGACCTGATCCTGCTGCAGGACTACCAGGTGCGGGCGGGAGAAGTCCTGCCGACAGACTACAGGTATGAGCGCCTGCGTGCGAACCCCGGAGAGGCCATCGGGACGATGCCGCAATTCGGCGCGGGCATCTATGCCCTGACCCTTGCCGCAGACTGGACGCCGCCCTACGCCACCGGCTCCGGGGGCTACCGCGTGAGCGGGACCTTGAATGGCGTGCCCATGTTCTTCGATGTGACCTCGCAAGGCACGCGACCCACGCTACCGGCGGGCTTCATCATCACCAGCAGCTTTGGCGCAGAGGCCTTCCCGTCGAGCTACGTGGTTCCGGCCAACGTCTTCCCGAACGGCATCATGATCCTGCCCGAAACGGTGACGGTCGCCGCAGGCAATATCGCGCCCGCCGATTTCACGCTCACGAGCGGCTCCCGCGTGGCGGCCGGCGCGGTGTTCAACCAGCCGGTGACCGTGCGGGCCGGCCTGTCTGTCGATCCCTCCCTGCTCCAGTCGGGCTTTGCCCGCTACGACATCAACGGCCGGCTGGGCGTCGTCGTGGCCGACAACGCGCACCTCGACGTGCGCATGCCGGTCTATCGCGTGGCCGATTCGGCGCGAACCTTCGCCACTGGCAGCGATCCGCGTGAGATGCTGGAGCGCTGGACCCCACCGCTGTGGGCCGAAGACCCGCGCAGTGGCGTGCTCACGCAGCGCGGCGGTGCCAGCCTGGTGCTGCAATCGACGGCGGGCTCAGGCACGGCGCTGGTTGCCGGCGGTCCGGTCGATGTGCGGTCCGGCGCGGCGATAGAGGTCGATCCTGGCCAGTCGATCACGTTGCTGGGGCGCGATGTCACGGTCGATGGCAGGCTCAGTGCGCCCTCCGGCACGATCGCGATCGACCGTCCCCGCAACGGGACCGCCGGCACGCCCGGCCTGGTGTGGATCGGTGACAGCGCGGTTCTCGACGTCGCGGCGCGCGCCGCGACCGCGCGCGACACCCTCGGCCGGCTCTACGGCCGCGTGGCCGATGGCGGAACGATCAGCATCGGTGGAACGCTGGACTGGGAGAAGACCGGCGAGGCCAGCGCGGCGGAAGCCTTCATCGTCGTGCGGCCCGGCGCGCTGCTCGATGCATCGGGCACCAGCGCGATGCTCGACGGCGGTGGCCGCGCGGCGAGCCCTATCGCGGTGAACAGCAGTGGCGGCTCGATCATTCTCAAGTCCGACCATGGCCTGTACCTGGACGGCACGCTGCGCGCGGCGTCGGGTGGCGAGGGCGCCGCGGGCGGCACGCTCGCGCTGGCACTCGAATCGGCGAGCTATCCCACGGCGACGACCAGCGGCAACTTGCTGCGTCATCGCGAACTGGTGCTTGCGCAGACGCAGGGCGAGAGCCCCATCGCGGCGGCGCAAGGCCAGTCCGATGCGAAGAAGCAATTGCTGACCGGAAGCGCGCGCATCGGCGTCGATCGCATCGAGGCCGGCGGCTTCGACAACCTCTCGATGCTGGTGCACGGCCCGCTGAGCTTCGATGGCGACGTGAGCCTGCACATGGGAGAAAGCCTGCGCCTGTACGCGGGCAGCTACGCGCACGGAGAGAACGCGGCCGCGGGGTCGACGGTATCGCTCGCGGCGCCATACGTGCGCCTCGCAGGGGTGACGCGCATCCCCTCCGGCGACGGCATGACCCTGCCCTCGGCCATCTGGGGCAAGGGGCCTTCGCAACAGTCGGCCGACGGCAGCTTCTCGGTGCAGGCCGACCTGATCGACGTGCGCGACCGGGTGGGCTTCGGTGTCAATGCGGACATCAACCTGCGCAGCAGTTCGTACACCGTGGGTCGCCGCGGCTTCGCGGACATCGACATCGCCAGCAGCGGCGACATCCGCCTGCTGTCGGGGTTGCCTTCGCGTGGCCTGTCGGGCTCGGTCACCACCGAGCTGGCAACGCCCGGCAACCTCACGCTCACGGCGGCCCAGATCTATCCGGCGACGGGCGCGAGCGCCGCGATCACGGCTGGCTATCGCCTGCCGGATCCGGTCAACAGCGTCTCGGGCTATGCACCGGGCAGCGTGCTCTCCATCCGGCGCAGCGGCAGTGGCGATGTCGCCATGCCCGACTCTGTATTCGGCACCCTCACCCTGAGCGCCGAAACCGTCGAGCAAGGCGGCATCGTGCGCGCCCCGCTGGGTCGGTTGACCCTGGGAACGGAGGGCAGCAAACCCAGCCTGAAGACGGAGCGCGTGGTCCTGCTGCCGGGCAGCATCACCTCGGTGAGCGCGGCGGGCCTGCAAATGCCCTATGGCGGCACGGTGGATGGCCTGAGCTATCTCTATGCCGGCAAGCAGGTGACGCCGGAAAGCTTCGACAGCAACCTGCACGGGATCGGGCTGTCTGCCCGCCACGTCAATGCGCAGCCGGGCGCGGTCCTCGATCTGTCCGGCGGCGGCACGCTCAGCGGCGCGGGGTTCACCGCGGGGCGCGGCGGCTCGGTGGACATCCTGTCCACGCCGCTTGCCAATGCCAACCCGGCCAACGGCTACAGCAGCGCAGGCAATGCCGTCTATGCGATCGTGCCCGGCAGCGCCGCACGCTATGCGCCGGTCGCGCCCGATTCAGGCTTCGGCGCGCCCGGCATCGGCCAGCAGGTGACGATCCCGCCCGGCGTGCCGGGCCTGCCCGCCGGCACCTACACCCTGATGCCGTCGAACTACGCGCTAATGCCCGGTGCGTTCCGGGTGGAAATCGGCGCGGCTGGCCGGCCCGGCGATGCCGGCCTGCCAGCCACCGCCGTCGGCAACGGCACCTACGTGGCGGCCGGCTACCTCGGCGTGGCCAATACCTCGATCCGGGAGGCGATGCCGAACCGCATCGTCGTCACGCCGGCCAACAAGGTGCGCACCTACGCGAGCTACAACGAGACCGACTACAACAGCTTCGTGCTGGCCGATGCGGCGCGGTACGGCTTCATGCGCGGCATGCTGACCTCGGACGCGAAGTCGCTCGACATCTTCCTGGACAAGCCGAAGAGCGACGACGCCGTGCGCACGGGGCTCACGTTCAATGGCGAGGCCCGGCTCGCGGCCGAGGCCGGTACGCAGGGCTTCGGTGGAACTGTCAGCGTGAGCAACCTCAGCGAGGTGCTGGCCGAGGGCCAGCCCGCAACCGCTGACCTGCCAGGAGCTTCCGTGCACGACGCGGAGCTGAACCGTCTCGCCGCGCCGCGGCTGATGCTGAATGGCCGCATCGTGACCACCTACGGGCAGCGCGGCCGCATCGCCGACATCCAGGGCGAAGGCGCCCTGACAGTGCGCAGCGGTGCCCGACTCTCGGCTTCCGACATCGTCCTCGTGGGCAACTCGCTCACGATCGAGGAAGGCGCATCGTTGAGCACCATCGGCCGGGGCCGTGCGAGCTTCGATTCGAGCGACGGATACCTGTTCCAGGGCAGCGGCGTGCTCGCCCTGTCCAACGGTTGGTTCAACCTGCAGCTTGCGGTGCCGAGCAACGGCGTGGCCGGCAACGGCGCCATCGACATCGGCCGGTGCGTGAGCGCGTCCTGCAGCGGCACGACCACGCTGCTGTCGGAGGGCACGATCGCCGTCGCCACCGACGGCACGCTGACGCTGGCCGACAACGTCTCGTACGGCACGCGCAATCTCGTGCTGGCGCTCGCCGCGGTCAATTTCGGCGAGGACGCGAGCATTGCCGCCGCAAGCGCCGCGGGGCACCTGCCGCGTGGCCTGGAGCTCAACCAGGCGCGGCTCGACCGGCTGCTGGCCGGCAACACCGCCACCGGCGCGCCAGCGCTGGAGACGCTCGTGCTCAACGCGCGCGATGCGGTGAACATCTTCGGCGCAGTGGACCTCGACGCCTCACGCCTCGACCGTCTCATGCTCGGCACGCCGGCGATCTATGGCTACGGGGCGGCAGGCGATGTCGCCGCGATCCGCGCCGGCGAATTCGTCTGGACCGGCACCGAGGCCGTACCCGGCGCGCCGATGGGCGACCTCCTGGGTGCCGGCACGCTCGACATTTCGGCGCGCTCCATCGTGCTGGGCCAAGGGCCGAATTCGAAGCCGGACAACGCCATTCCCGACGCACGGCTCGCGCTGGGTTTTTCGGATGTGCGGCTCAACGCCAGCGAGAAGGTCACCTCGAATGGCAAGGGCACGCTGGCCGTGTTCGAACGGCAGGGGGCCTACACCCCCGGCGAGGGCTATGCCCGCGAGGGCGGTAACCTGCACATCGGCACGCCGCTGCTCACCGGAGACGCGGCTTCCACGATGCGCATCGAGGCCGGTGGCGCCATCGACATCGCCGCCGCGTCGCAGGGCGCTGCAGCCTCCGGCGACGCGCTGGGCGCCACGCTGGAACTGAAGGGCCGGCGCATCGACGTCGACGGCAACGTGGTGCTGCCTTCGGGCCGGCTGGTGCTGTCGGCCACGGAGGACATCGTGCTGGGCGCGGCCTCGCGCATCGATCTCTCCGGCCGCAAGGTCGCGCTGTTCGACGTCGACAAGTACAGCTGGGGCGGCGACCTCGTGTTGTCGAGCGCCGCGGGCAACATCGTGCAGGCGGCGGGCGGCGTGATCGACGTCTCGGCGGTCAACGAGCGCGCCGGCACGGTGGAGGCGAGCGCGCTTGGCGCCGGCGCCGGCCGTGTCGATCTCGGCGGCGAACTGCGCGGCAGCAGCAGCGGCCGCTACGACGCCGGCGGCACGCTCGTCCCCTACGGCGCGGGCGAGCTGACCGTGCGGGCGCAGACCGTGGCCGACTTCGCGGGTCTCAACCAACGCCTCAATGCGGGCAGCGTGTTCGGCGCGCGCCGTTTCCAGATCAAGCAGGGCGACCTGACGGTGGGCGACGGCGTGAAGGCGCGCGAGGTGACGATCGTGCTCGACGGCGGCAGCCTGCGCGTGGACGGCCGGATCGACGCGAGCGGCGAGCAGGTCGGCACGATCCGGCTCGCCGCCCGGGGCGACCTGCGCGTGGACGGCACGCTGGACGCGCACGCCACGGGGCTGCGCGTGGACAGCTACGGCAAGATCATCGACAGCCCCAACCGTGCCATCGTCGATCTGACCAGCCGCGACGGCATGCTCACGCTAGGCAGCAACGCGCGCATCGACCTGCGTGCCGGCACCGACGTGCCCATGGGTAGCGGCCCCGGCCTCAACGACGGCCGCGCGCGCGGCACGCTCGACCTCAATGCCCGGCGTACCGGCGGCGGTGGCGCGGGCGGCAGCGGAACCGGCGCGAACGATGTCGCGCTCACGGTCGAGGGCCGGCCGCTCATCCAGGGTGCGAAGACCATCGCCGTCAATGCCTTCCGCAGCTACGACGACGCGCCGCTGGCCGGGCTGCCCGACGTTTCGGGCTATCAGCCGCAGCTCATCACGCAGGCCTATCTCGATGGCATCGACGTCGAAAGCGGCGCGTTCGTCGACGCGGCGCTGGCCAACACCGCACTCACTTCCCGCCTCGCGGGCCTCGATGGCTGGCGCCTGCGCCCGGGCGTCGAGATCGTGAGCAACGCCAGCATCAATCCGAACGGCACCCTCACGGTCCTGGGCGACATCGATCTCTCGGGCTACCGCTACGGCCCGGATGCCAACCGTGCCGACCCCGCGCGGCGCGGCTTCGGCGAGCCGGGCGTGCTGTCGATCCGCGCCGCTGGCGACCTGAACATCCACGGCAGCATCAACGACGGCTTCGCGCCGCCCGCGGCCACGCCCGACGACAAGGGATGGGTGCTCGCCGAGACGACCGACAGCTTCGGCAGGACCGGCCCCACGCCCTTCGGCGCCGATGTGGTCGTGCCAATCGATGGCGTGATGCTCGACACCGGCACGCGTTTCCCCGCCGGCGCGAAGCTCAACTACGCCATTCCCATCGCCGGGGCGAGGCTGCCGGCAGGCACCGTGCTGCCGGTGGATGCGGTGCTCGCGGGCGCGCTGAACCTGCCTGCGGGCACGGTGGTGGGCGCCAATGTCTACAACGCCGACGGTTCGATTGCCTACAGCGCAGGCTCCGTGCTGGCGGCGGGTGTATCGCTCCAGGCCGGCATGCGGCTCGGTGCGGGCACGACGCTGCGCGCCGAGGCGGCGGTGGGTGCGCTGACCTGGCCCAAGGGCGTGGCGCTGCCGGTCGCCATGAGCCTTGCCAATCCGCTGCAACTGGCGCGCGGGTCGTTGATCCCGTCGATGACGCTGCTCGAACTGCCGGGCGACCAGCCGATCAACCTGCGGCCCGAATCGAATGGCGTGCAGGGCCGCAACTGGGCGGTCGCGCCGATGCTCGGCGAGGGCGCCACTTCGTGGGACGTGCAGCTGGTGGCCGGGGCCGACATGGGCTCGGCCGACCGGCGCGCGGTCAATCCTTTGTCGAAGGCCGCGATCAGGCTGGCCGATTCGCATCAGCTGTCGACGTTCACCACGGGGATCGTCGGCGGAGGAGGCAAGGTCTGGGCGAAGGACAACTGGTTCGGCTACGACGAAGGCACGCCGGTCGATCCGTCGGAGCTGTTCTGGTGCGACCTCGAGCCCAGCCTGTGCAACGACAGTGGTGGCCAGCCCGGCATCACCGGCAGCAAGCCCGCTGCCTCCGCGCCCAGCGTGGTGCGCACCGGCACCGGCGACCTGGAGCTGGTGGCCGCGGGCGATATCCGCACCGACTCGCTGTTCGGCATCTACACCGCCGGCACCTCGACCGCGGTCGACGCGGCGTACAACCAGCCGCGCGCAAGGGATGCGGACGGCAGCGTGCTGGGCGCGTATTCGCCGCTGATCGACTACGGCAGCAGCCTGGCAACCTACCGCGCCTGGTACCCCGACCAGGGCGGCAACGTGCTGATTGCCGCCGGCGGCAACCTCGTCGGCGACATCGCGGGCTCGCAGGCCTCGAGCGTGCTGCCGGGAAGCTGGCTCTGGCGCCAGGGCTCGGGCACTGCGGCGATCGACACGCCGATCCCGACGTCGTGGTGGATCAACTTCGGCACCTACACGCGAGCCGCCGACGGCGGCATCGACAGCGCGCCGCCACTGGTCGGCTTCACCGGCATCGGTGCGCTCGGCGGCGGCGACATCCGGATTCGCGTGGGAGGCGATGCGGGCGCGATCGGCTTGCGCGGCAGCCAGAGTTCCGGAACGAATACCGCGCAGGATCGCAGCGAAGGCCTAGTGATCGCGGTCGGCAGCACCGGCCGCGTGGCGGCCGACGGCACGCTTGCATTGACGGGCGGCGGCGACATCGACATGCGCGTGGCCGGCGCGCTCAACCCGCAGCGCGGCCTCAGCGGCGGGCGCGAGAAGCAGGTGCTGACAGGCGCCATCGCCAATCTGCGGGGCCAGACGCAAGTCGGCGCCGCATCGATCGGCAGTCTCGGCCTGCAGTCCGACACCATCATGGCCAACGACATCGTCGATCCGCGCGGCAAGGATCCCTTCGCGGCGACCACCGCGGACGCACGCGGCGGCATCAATCTCGTGCCCGGCGACACGGCGATGTACCTCGATGCCCGCGGCGACCTGGTGCTCGGCAATGCCGCCGATCCGGGCCGTGGCGCGATCGCCAACAGCTCGGCCTACGCTGTTGGCGGTGCTTCCTACAACGGAGGTGGCAACGGATGGTTCACGCTCTGGACCGATCGCAGCGCGATCAACCTGGCGGCCGCTGGCGGCAACCTGACGCCGACTTCGTTGCGCAGCGCCCTGGACGGCCGCGTCCAGACCTCGTCGGAAGACGGGTGGATCGTCTATCCGTCGATCTTCCGTGCCGCCGCGCTGTCGGGCAGCCTCTACTATGGCTACGCAACGCTGACTTCGGCGACCCGGAACCCCGAGCTCCTGGCCGCCAGCCTCACGCTCGCGCCTTCACCGACGGGCGACCTGCAGCTGCTCGCGCGGGATTCGATCTACGCGGGGCTCTACGGGATCAGCAGGTCGGGCGCCGACGCCGCTGCCTTGCCGACGCCGTTCCGTCCTGCGTTCGTGGGGCTGCCCTACGACAGTTCGGGGATCGTGGTCACCAACGCAGCCGCGGACGGCCATGCGCTGGGATTCGGCACAGCCTTCAACCGGACGATCTTCGCCTTTGGGCCGAACACGGTGTCGTCGTCATTGGCCAATGCGGCAGGCGCGTCGCCGATCCGCTTCTATGCGGCCGAGGGCGACATCATCGGGTTGAAGACGGGCGAGACCGTCACGCTCTTCAACAGCAGCGGGACCTTGTACAACGCTGCGGCGCCGGTCCGGATCAAGGCGGGGCGCGACATCGTCAACACCGGCGATGCACCGGGCGTGAGCAACATCGGCGCCATCGAAGGCTCCTCCGTTCGCGGCAACCTGGTCGTGCACGGCAACCCCGACGACGTATCGATCGTCTCCGCCGGCCGCGACATCCTCTACGCGAACTTCGACGTCGGCGGCCCCGGCACGCTGGAGGTCACGGCCGGGCGCAACCTGCTGCAGGAAGATCGCGGCGGCATCACCTCGGCGGGCCCCGTCGTGCCGGGCGACACCCGGCCGGGCGCTTCCGTCGCGCTGATGGCGGGCGTCGGCGCTTCGGCCGCCAATGCCGGGCTGGACATGTCGGCAATCCGCGCGCGCTATCTCGATCCGTCGAGACTCGCCGATGCCGCGACGCCGCTGGCCGGCCAGCCGGGCAAGGCCGCCAAGACCTACGAAGCGGAACTCGCCGCATGGCTGAAGGCGCGCTACGGCTTTGCAGGCGGCAGCGCCGCCGAGGCCCTGGCGTACTTCGACGCGCTGGCGCCGGAGCAGCAGCGCATCTTCCTGCGCGAGGTCTACTACGCCGAGCTGCGCGAAGGCGGCCGCGAGTACAACAACCCCGCCAGCAGCCGTTCGGGTTCGTACCTGCGCGGCCGCGAAATGATCGCCACGCTGTTCCCCGACCGTGACGCGGCCGGCAAGGAGATCGCGCGCAGCGGCGACATCACCATGTTCGGCGGCTCGGGCGTGCGCACCAATTTCGGCGGCGACATCGAGATGCTGGCGCCGGGCGGCAGGATCATCGTGGGCGTGCAGGGCGCCGTGCCGCCGGCCACGTCGGGCGTCATGACGCAGGGCCAGGGCGACATCCGCCTCTTCAGCGAAGGCAGCCTGCTGCTGGGCCTGTCGCGCATCATGACGACCTTCGGCGGCGACATCTTTGCCTGGTCCGAGAAGGGCGACATCAACGCGGGGCGCGGCTCGAAGACCACGGTGCTGTTCACGCCGCCGAAGCTGGTGTACGACAACCTGGGCAACGTCGAGATTTCCCCGCAGGCGCCGAGCTCGGGCGCGGGCATTGCCACACTGGCGCCGATCCCCGAGGTGCCGCCGGGCGACGTCGACCTGATCGCGCCGCTGGGCACCATCGATGCGGGCGAGGCTGGCATCCGGGTGTCAGGCAACGTCAATGTCGCGGCACAGCAGGTGGTGAACGCGGCCAACATCCAGGTCAAGGGCGAGTCGGCCGGCCTGCCGGTGGTGGCATCGGTGAACGTGGGTGCGCTCACCAACGCCAGTGCCGCGGCCTCGCAGGCAAGCGTGGCGGCGCAGGACGCGATGCAGCGCGAGCGCGCGGCGGCGCGGCAGGCCCTGCCGTCGGTGTTCACGGTCCGGGTGCTGGGCTTCGGCAACGAGCCGGCAAGCGGCGGCAGCAACAACAGCAACAGCGATGTGCCCGACGGCAAGTCGGGCACACCGGTCAGCTACAACCCGCGCAGTGTGATCCGCGTGCTGGGTGGTGGCGGCAATCTGCCGCCGGCGGCGAGCCGGCAACTGACGGATGAGGAGCGCGCCAATCTGCAACGTTGACCTGCGCTCCGCGCCCGCGGCGGGCGCACCTGGTTTTTCTTACCTTGATTCAAGGCTCGACCATTCCCGCGGCCGGAGAT
This is a stretch of genomic DNA from Variovorax paradoxus. It encodes these proteins:
- a CDS encoding filamentous hemagglutinin family protein, giving the protein MAGGNAYAQQRAFSAGWMAQKNMAQSEAMATGRLPNGLPASTLTNPAAQQQQASQQLQRSLGNLNIAAQAIAAQQAAQDAARRAAQSDPSSVPDGLADGGLRVDTNSLTAGWLNANAPQQSQQADGRTNVTIQQTGDRAILNWETFNVGKRTTVDFKQQADWAVLNRVNDPQARPSQIQGQIKADGTVLIANRNGIVFSGSAQVDTRNLVAAAAKIGDDQFKARGIYSAQENGAYVPSFTDAGGAVKVEAGARINTTAPTSVKQGGGYALLLGKEVNNAGTITTPRGQVQMAAGDFFIVRAGQGTASNQASTTRGNEVAPQFNPDSTAGQVINTGVLQAPEGDITLAGRKVVQDGVAVATTTVDARGTIHLLNSAGDTRGSVTTTARAVNAVLIDDQNGRTALNSQRDALIAESARQDLARRIAAADAFDNLARLDDRRDQSRIEIVSGGSVLFEGGSTTLATGGQIAVSAGGTSGSGTGRSTVANGARLDVSGAVGVQVAMASNNVQINIQGNEQRDAPLNRDTTMLNNSNVWIDRRKLLRVAAGVGGYDTERWYTPGGLLEVGGYLGLQGHTAGEWAAQGGSVVFSGAELVTQTGSNINISGGTLDVQTGMIRQSWLKGADGRLYEVSNAPADIVYTGLYKGYEDAHKRWGDKTTGYFYNPLIGPQQRMDNGYTVGRDAGRLVVSTQAAVLEGDVTAVAYQGPGQATKRDEGLDGYAQSHNAAALAGQLVLGSYATAFNNDSKNGPTGVFHNLAPTLDRIVFGTDQPDMSAGLAPGGPLPQASRDALYIDSERLNGWGLGALLAAGRDNVTVDGALSVVPGGSIALHAPQVDVNANLSARGGSIALGNVRTQVDSATGRALEGDMPAFGDKPVRVVIAKDAVLDARGLWTNLQSDPSDIRGLPFLDGGRVDIRTTGDLSLQAGTAIDVSSGAAVLANGKTRGGRGGDVTLLADMQFAAPSTHGLLTIDGDIRGYGVNGGGTLRIASGTAIAVGGQTPGIDGTLGTGVSATTDLILLQDYQVRAGEVLPTDYRYERLRANPGEAIGTMPQFGAGIYALTLAADWTPPYATGSGGYRVSGTLNGVPMFFDVTSQGTRPTLPAGFIITSSFGAEAFPSSYVVPANVFPNGIMILPETVTVAAGNIAPADFTLTSGSRVAAGAVFNQPVTVRAGLSVDPSLLQSGFARYDINGRLGVVVADNAHLDVRMPVYRVADSARTFATGSDPREMLERWTPPLWAEDPRSGVLTQRGGASLVLQSTAGSGTALVAGGPVDVRSGAAIEVDPGQSITLLGRDVTVDGRLSAPSGTIAIDRPRNGTAGTPGLVWIGDSAVLDVAARAATARDTLGRLYGRVADGGTISIGGTLDWEKTGEASAAEAFIVVRPGALLDASGTSAMLDGGGRAASPIAVNSSGGSIILKSDHGLYLDGTLRAASGGEGAAGGTLALALESASYPTATTSGNLLRHRELVLAQTQGESPIAAAQGQSDAKKQLLTGSARIGVDRIEAGGFDNLSMLVHGPLSFDGDVSLHMGESLRLYAGSYAHGENAAAGSTVSLAAPYVRLAGVTRIPSGDGMTLPSAIWGKGPSQQSADGSFSVQADLIDVRDRVGFGVNADINLRSSSYTVGRRGFADIDIASSGDIRLLSGLPSRGLSGSVTTELATPGNLTLTAAQIYPATGASAAITAGYRLPDPVNSVSGYAPGSVLSIRRSGSGDVAMPDSVFGTLTLSAETVEQGGIVRAPLGRLTLGTEGSKPSLKTERVVLLPGSITSVSAAGLQMPYGGTVDGLSYLYAGKQVTPESFDSNLHGIGLSARHVNAQPGAVLDLSGGGTLSGAGFTAGRGGSVDILSTPLANANPANGYSSAGNAVYAIVPGSAARYAPVAPDSGFGAPGIGQQVTIPPGVPGLPAGTYTLMPSNYALMPGAFRVEIGAAGRPGDAGLPATAVGNGTYVAAGYLGVANTSIREAMPNRIVVTPANKVRTYASYNETDYNSFVLADAARYGFMRGMLTSDAKSLDIFLDKPKSDDAVRTGLTFNGEARLAAEAGTQGFGGTVSVSNLSEVLAEGQPATADLPGASVHDAELNRLAAPRLMLNGRIVTTYGQRGRIADIQGEGALTVRSGARLSASDIVLVGNSLTIEEGASLSTIGRGRASFDSSDGYLFQGSGVLALSNGWFNLQLAVPSNGVAGNGAIDIGRCVSASCSGTTTLLSEGTIAVATDGTLTLADNVSYGTRNLVLALAAVNFGEDASIAAASAAGHLPRGLELNQARLDRLLAGNTATGAPALETLVLNARDAVNIFGAVDLDASRLDRLMLGTPAIYGYGAAGDVAAIRAGEFVWTGTEAVPGAPMGDLLGAGTLDISARSIVLGQGPNSKPDNAIPDARLALGFSDVRLNASEKVTSNGKGTLAVFERQGAYTPGEGYAREGGNLHIGTPLLTGDAASTMRIEAGGAIDIAAASQGAAASGDALGATLELKGRRIDVDGNVVLPSGRLVLSATEDIVLGAASRIDLSGRKVALFDVDKYSWGGDLVLSSAAGNIVQAAGGVIDVSAVNERAGTVEASALGAGAGRVDLGGELRGSSSGRYDAGGTLVPYGAGELTVRAQTVADFAGLNQRLNAGSVFGARRFQIKQGDLTVGDGVKAREVTIVLDGGSLRVDGRIDASGEQVGTIRLAARGDLRVDGTLDAHATGLRVDSYGKIIDSPNRAIVDLTSRDGMLTLGSNARIDLRAGTDVPMGSGPGLNDGRARGTLDLNARRTGGGGAGGSGTGANDVALTVEGRPLIQGAKTIAVNAFRSYDDAPLAGLPDVSGYQPQLITQAYLDGIDVESGAFVDAALANTALTSRLAGLDGWRLRPGVEIVSNASINPNGTLTVLGDIDLSGYRYGPDANRADPARRGFGEPGVLSIRAAGDLNIHGSINDGFAPPAATPDDKGWVLAETTDSFGRTGPTPFGADVVVPIDGVMLDTGTRFPAGAKLNYAIPIAGARLPAGTVLPVDAVLAGALNLPAGTVVGANVYNADGSIAYSAGSVLAAGVSLQAGMRLGAGTTLRAEAAVGALTWPKGVALPVAMSLANPLQLARGSLIPSMTLLELPGDQPINLRPESNGVQGRNWAVAPMLGEGATSWDVQLVAGADMGSADRRAVNPLSKAAIRLADSHQLSTFTTGIVGGGGKVWAKDNWFGYDEGTPVDPSELFWCDLEPSLCNDSGGQPGITGSKPAASAPSVVRTGTGDLELVAAGDIRTDSLFGIYTAGTSTAVDAAYNQPRARDADGSVLGAYSPLIDYGSSLATYRAWYPDQGGNVLIAAGGNLVGDIAGSQASSVLPGSWLWRQGSGTAAIDTPIPTSWWINFGTYTRAADGGIDSAPPLVGFTGIGALGGGDIRIRVGGDAGAIGLRGSQSSGTNTAQDRSEGLVIAVGSTGRVAADGTLALTGGGDIDMRVAGALNPQRGLSGGREKQVLTGAIANLRGQTQVGAASIGSLGLQSDTIMANDIVDPRGKDPFAATTADARGGINLVPGDTAMYLDARGDLVLGNAADPGRGAIANSSAYAVGGASYNGGGNGWFTLWTDRSAINLAAAGGNLTPTSLRSALDGRVQTSSEDGWIVYPSIFRAAALSGSLYYGYATLTSATRNPELLAASLTLAPSPTGDLQLLARDSIYAGLYGISRSGADAAALPTPFRPAFVGLPYDSSGIVVTNAAADGHALGFGTAFNRTIFAFGPNTVSSSLANAAGASPIRFYAAEGDIIGLKTGETVTLFNSSGTLYNAAAPVRIKAGRDIVNTGDAPGVSNIGAIEGSSVRGNLVVHGNPDDVSIVSAGRDILYANFDVGGPGTLEVTAGRNLLQEDRGGITSAGPVVPGDTRPGASVALMAGVGASAANAGLDMSAIRARYLDPSRLADAATPLAGQPGKAAKTYEAELAAWLKARYGFAGGSAAEALAYFDALAPEQQRIFLREVYYAELREGGREYNNPASSRSGSYLRGREMIATLFPDRDAAGKEIARSGDITMFGGSGVRTNFGGDIEMLAPGGRIIVGVQGAVPPATSGVMTQGQGDIRLFSEGSLLLGLSRIMTTFGGDIFAWSEKGDINAGRGSKTTVLFTPPKLVYDNLGNVEISPQAPSSGAGIATLAPIPEVPPGDVDLIAPLGTIDAGEAGIRVSGNVNVAAQQVVNAANIQVKGESAGLPVVASVNVGALTNASAAASQASVAAQDAMQRERAAARQALPSVFTVRVLGFGNEPASGGSNNSNSDVPDGKSGTPVSYNPRSVIRVLGGGGNLPPAASRQLTDEERANLQR